One window of Sinorhizobium numidicum genomic DNA carries:
- the recF gene encoding DNA replication/repair protein RecF (All proteins in this family for which functions are known are DNA-binding proteins that assist the filamentation of RecA onto DNA for the initiation of recombination or recombinational repair.) has translation MPHKVFLTRLKLTDFRNYAALALDLDARHVVLTGENGAGKTNLMEAISFLSPGRGLRRAAYADVARVGASDGFSVFAAVDGMEGPVEIGTGTAGTEEGQSRRLRLNGTPARTVDELTDHLRVLWLTPAMDGLFTGPSADRRRFLDRLVLSLDPEHGRRASEFDRAMRSRNRLLAEFRPDPAWLSAIEREMAGLGVSMALARQEMLGLLTALVERSQSDGTFPSASLSLAGFLDEFHVVPAYDLEERYLAMLQEGRSRDAAAGRTLDGPHRSDLMIRHREKDMEAERCSTGEQKALLVGLVLAHARLVGDMTGHAPILLLDEIAAHLDEGRRRALFGLVDGLGGQAFMTGTDKSMFSAIGDRGLFLTVANGRVSG, from the coding sequence ATGCCCCACAAGGTCTTCCTAACCCGTCTGAAACTGACCGACTTCCGCAACTACGCGGCCTTGGCGCTCGACCTCGATGCCCGTCATGTGGTGCTGACCGGAGAGAACGGTGCGGGCAAGACCAATCTGATGGAAGCGATTTCCTTTCTCTCACCCGGGCGGGGCCTCCGCCGTGCTGCTTACGCGGACGTCGCTCGTGTCGGAGCGAGCGATGGTTTCTCGGTCTTCGCAGCAGTCGATGGCATGGAAGGCCCTGTGGAGATCGGTACCGGTACGGCGGGCACCGAGGAAGGGCAATCGCGGCGCCTGCGGCTCAACGGCACCCCCGCCCGCACCGTCGACGAGTTGACCGATCACTTGCGCGTGCTCTGGCTAACGCCGGCGATGGATGGCCTCTTTACCGGCCCGTCCGCCGATCGCAGGCGCTTTCTCGACCGGCTGGTGCTCTCACTCGATCCCGAACACGGGCGGCGCGCCAGCGAGTTCGATCGCGCCATGCGGAGCCGCAACCGGCTCCTTGCGGAATTTCGCCCGGATCCCGCCTGGCTCTCCGCGATCGAGCGGGAAATGGCCGGGCTCGGGGTGTCGATGGCGCTTGCCCGGCAGGAGATGCTGGGCCTGCTTACGGCGCTTGTGGAGCGAAGCCAGAGCGATGGAACCTTTCCTTCGGCCAGCCTGTCGCTCGCCGGGTTTCTCGATGAGTTCCACGTCGTACCGGCCTACGACCTGGAAGAACGCTACCTTGCGATGCTGCAGGAGGGCCGAAGTCGCGATGCCGCGGCGGGCCGCACGCTGGACGGTCCTCACCGCAGCGACCTTATGATACGCCATCGCGAAAAGGATATGGAGGCGGAACGCTGCTCGACCGGCGAGCAGAAAGCGCTGCTTGTCGGGCTGGTGCTGGCCCATGCGCGGCTCGTTGGCGACATGACCGGCCACGCACCGATCCTTCTGCTCGACGAAATCGCCGCCCATCTCGACGAAGGGCGGCGCCGGGCGCTCTTCGGTCTGGTGGACGGCTTGGGCGGCCAGGCTTTCATGACCGGGACCGACAAGAGCATGTTCAGCGCCATCGGCGACCGCGGTCTTTTTCTGACCGTTGCCAACGGGCGCGTTTCCGGGTGA
- the dnaK gene encoding molecular chaperone DnaK — MAKVIGIDLGTTNSCVAVMDGKDAKVIENAEGARTTPSMVAFTDDGERLVGQPAKRQAVTNPENTLFAIKRLIGRTFQDPTTQKDKGMVPYKIIKADNNDAWVEAQGKGYSPSQISAMILQKMKETAESYLGEKVEKAVITVPAYFNDAQRQATKDAGKIAGLEVLRIINEPTAAALAYGLDKKEGKTIAVYDLGGGTFDISVLEIGDGVFEVKSTNGDTFLGGEDFDMRLVEYLAAEFKKEQGIDLKNDKLALQRLKEAAEKAKIELSSSQQTEINLPFITADASGPKHLTMKLSRAKFESLVEDLIQKTIAPCKAALKDAGVSAAEIDEVVLVGGMTRMPKVQETVKQLFGKEPHKGVNPDEVVAMGAAIQAGVLQGDVKDVLLLDVTPLSLGIETLGGVFTRLIERNTTIPTKKSQVFSTADDNQSAVTIRVSQGEREMAADNKLLGQFDLVGIPPAPRGVPQIEVTFDIDANGIVQVSAKDKGTGKEHQIRIQASGGLSDADIEKMVKDAEANAEVDKKRRETVEAKNQAEALIHSSEKSLKEYGDKVSETDRKAISDAIAALKTAAEASEPDAEDIKAKTNTLMEVSMKLGQAIYESQQAEAAHADAAADAARDSDVVDADFEEVKDEDGRKRSA; from the coding sequence ATGGCTAAAGTAATTGGTATTGACCTGGGAACGACCAACTCCTGCGTCGCCGTCATGGACGGCAAGGACGCGAAGGTGATCGAAAACGCCGAGGGCGCGCGCACGACCCCCTCGATGGTGGCATTCACCGACGACGGCGAACGTCTCGTCGGCCAGCCGGCCAAACGCCAGGCCGTCACCAATCCGGAGAACACCCTCTTTGCGATCAAGCGCCTGATCGGCCGGACCTTCCAGGATCCGACGACGCAGAAGGACAAGGGGATGGTCCCCTACAAGATTATCAAGGCCGATAATAACGATGCGTGGGTCGAGGCCCAGGGCAAGGGCTACTCCCCGTCGCAGATCTCCGCCATGATCCTCCAGAAGATGAAGGAAACGGCCGAATCCTATCTCGGTGAAAAGGTCGAGAAGGCCGTGATCACCGTTCCGGCCTACTTCAACGACGCCCAGCGTCAGGCCACCAAGGACGCCGGCAAGATCGCCGGCCTCGAAGTGCTGCGCATCATCAACGAGCCGACCGCGGCCGCGCTCGCCTATGGCCTCGACAAGAAGGAAGGCAAGACGATCGCCGTCTACGACCTTGGCGGCGGTACATTCGATATTTCCGTGCTCGAAATCGGCGATGGCGTCTTCGAAGTGAAGTCGACCAACGGCGACACCTTCCTCGGCGGTGAAGACTTCGACATGCGTCTGGTCGAATACCTGGCAGCCGAGTTCAAGAAGGAACAGGGCATCGACCTCAAGAACGACAAGCTTGCGCTGCAGCGCCTCAAGGAAGCTGCCGAAAAGGCGAAGATCGAGCTGTCGTCCTCGCAGCAGACGGAAATCAACCTGCCGTTCATCACGGCCGATGCTTCCGGTCCGAAGCATCTGACGATGAAATTGTCGCGCGCCAAGTTCGAAAGCCTGGTCGAGGATCTGATCCAGAAGACCATCGCGCCCTGCAAGGCGGCGCTCAAGGATGCCGGCGTCTCCGCGGCCGAGATCGACGAAGTCGTTCTCGTCGGCGGCATGACCCGCATGCCGAAAGTTCAGGAAACCGTGAAGCAGTTGTTCGGCAAGGAGCCGCACAAGGGCGTGAACCCGGATGAAGTGGTCGCCATGGGTGCTGCCATCCAGGCCGGCGTTCTGCAGGGCGACGTCAAGGACGTTCTGCTCCTCGACGTGACCCCGCTGTCGCTCGGCATTGAAACGCTCGGCGGCGTCTTCACCCGCCTGATCGAGCGCAACACGACGATCCCGACCAAGAAATCGCAGGTCTTCTCGACGGCCGACGACAACCAGTCCGCGGTGACGATCCGCGTTTCCCAGGGTGAGCGCGAAATGGCGGCGGACAACAAACTGCTCGGCCAGTTCGACCTCGTCGGCATTCCGCCGGCGCCGCGCGGCGTACCGCAGATCGAAGTCACTTTCGACATCGACGCCAACGGCATCGTGCAGGTATCGGCCAAGGACAAGGGCACCGGCAAGGAACACCAGATCCGCATCCAGGCATCCGGTGGTCTCTCCGACGCCGACATCGAGAAGATGGTCAAGGACGCCGAAGCCAATGCCGAGGTCGACAAGAAGCGCCGCGAAACGGTCGAAGCCAAGAACCAGGCCGAAGCCCTGATCCATTCTTCAGAGAAGTCGCTGAAGGAATATGGCGACAAGGTTTCGGAGACGGACCGTAAGGCGATCAGCGACGCGATTGCGGCGCTCAAGACCGCCGCCGAGGCTTCCGAGCCGGACGCCGAGGACATCAAGGCCAAGACCAACACGCTCATGGAAGTTTCCATGAAGCTCGGCCAAGCGATTTATGAGTCTCAGCAGGCCGAAGCCGCCCATGCGGATGCAGCGGCCGACGCCGCTCGCGACAGCGATGTCGTCGATGCCGATTTCGAAGAGGTCAAGGACGAGGACGGCCGCAAGCGCTCTGCCTAA
- a CDS encoding transglycosylase domain-containing protein — MASGKSGQRIEPSFGGNDDDDDFRVEASDRVSGARKSRRAKSTQSSGKREPRGRRASKGGSGSGFFGLVRRLAYWCVVLGIWGAIGVGGLVLYYGARMPSATSWSIPDRPPNVKILSVSGDIIANRGATGGEALSLENMSPYIPQAVIAIEDRRFYSHFGVDPLGLARAMLTNLTAGRMVQGGSTLTQQLAKNLFLSPERTLERKVQEVLLALWLEQKYSKDQILAMYLNRVFFGSNAYGVEAASRRYFNKSARDVNLGEAALLAGLLKAPSRLSPARDPQAAEQRAQVVLGAMREEGFISDAEIKTAMSQAPTRAKSFWSGAEYYVADMVMDQLPGMIGEITQDLVIDTTIDLALEKEAEEVISATLEAEGGKLNASQAALVSIDGTGAIRALVGGRDYAESQFDRASKAKRQPGSAFKPFVYAAALEIGRTPMSVRNDAPVRIGNWTPENYDQKYRGDVTLADALANSLNTIAAQLVMEVGPQQVVKVAHRLGIDSEMQANASIALGTSEVTLVELTSSYAPFMNGGFKATPHVIRRISTADGTVLFENTYDNPPRVLDPAIVSEMNQMMMRVLTTGTGKKARLPGWEAAGKTGTTQSFRDALFVGYTSNLTTGIWFGNDDGKSMKKVTGGGLPAKAWHDFMVAAHEGLSPSPLFGTTGVQPVFDGGAAAGAEAVSDGFGTGAADAFPEPPASVDGTAAIEQVRPANEQEGGPIPPEGVGETTGATRRTTLFDLLTGG; from the coding sequence ATGGCGAGCGGCAAATCAGGACAGCGGATAGAACCCTCCTTCGGCGGCAATGACGACGATGACGATTTCCGCGTCGAGGCGAGCGATCGCGTGAGCGGCGCACGCAAATCCAGGCGCGCCAAGTCCACGCAAAGCAGCGGCAAACGAGAGCCACGCGGCAGGCGCGCGAGCAAAGGCGGCTCCGGCAGCGGCTTTTTCGGGCTCGTGCGGCGCCTCGCCTATTGGTGCGTCGTGCTCGGCATATGGGGCGCCATCGGCGTCGGTGGCCTGGTGCTCTATTACGGCGCGCGCATGCCGAGCGCCACCAGTTGGTCGATCCCGGACCGTCCGCCGAACGTGAAAATTCTCTCGGTTAGCGGCGACATCATCGCCAATCGGGGCGCGACCGGCGGCGAGGCGCTGTCGCTCGAAAACATGTCGCCCTATATTCCCCAGGCCGTGATCGCCATCGAGGACCGCCGGTTCTATTCGCATTTCGGCGTCGATCCGCTTGGCCTCGCACGCGCCATGCTGACGAATCTCACGGCCGGGCGCATGGTTCAGGGCGGCTCGACCTTGACGCAGCAGCTCGCCAAGAACCTGTTCCTCTCGCCTGAGCGGACTTTGGAGCGGAAGGTGCAGGAGGTGCTGCTCGCCCTCTGGCTGGAACAGAAATACTCCAAGGACCAGATCCTGGCGATGTATCTCAACCGCGTCTTCTTCGGCTCCAACGCCTATGGCGTCGAAGCGGCTTCGCGGCGCTACTTCAACAAGTCGGCACGCGACGTCAATCTCGGCGAGGCGGCGTTGCTCGCCGGTCTGTTGAAGGCGCCGTCGCGGCTGTCGCCGGCACGCGATCCGCAGGCAGCCGAGCAACGGGCGCAGGTCGTGCTCGGCGCGATGCGCGAAGAGGGCTTCATCAGCGACGCCGAGATCAAGACGGCGATGTCGCAGGCACCGACGCGGGCCAAGAGCTTCTGGTCGGGCGCCGAATACTACGTCGCCGACATGGTGATGGACCAGCTTCCCGGCATGATCGGCGAGATCACGCAGGATCTTGTGATCGACACGACCATCGACCTAGCGCTTGAAAAGGAGGCCGAAGAGGTCATTTCCGCGACATTGGAGGCGGAAGGAGGCAAGCTCAATGCCTCGCAGGCCGCCCTCGTCTCTATCGACGGCACCGGTGCGATCAGAGCCCTGGTCGGCGGACGGGATTATGCCGAAAGCCAGTTCGACCGCGCCTCCAAGGCCAAGCGCCAGCCGGGTTCCGCCTTCAAGCCCTTCGTCTACGCGGCGGCGCTCGAGATCGGTCGCACGCCCATGTCCGTCCGCAATGATGCGCCGGTCAGGATCGGCAACTGGACACCGGAAAACTACGATCAGAAATATCGTGGAGACGTAACGCTTGCCGATGCGCTCGCCAATTCGCTGAATACGATCGCCGCCCAGCTCGTCATGGAGGTGGGGCCGCAACAGGTCGTCAAGGTCGCACATCGACTGGGAATCGATTCGGAAATGCAGGCGAACGCCTCGATCGCGCTTGGAACGTCGGAAGTCACGCTTGTCGAGCTGACGTCATCCTACGCGCCCTTCATGAACGGCGGTTTCAAGGCAACGCCGCATGTCATCCGCCGCATCTCCACCGCGGACGGCACGGTGCTCTTCGAAAATACCTACGACAACCCGCCGCGCGTGCTCGATCCGGCGATCGTCAGCGAGATGAACCAGATGATGATGCGCGTACTGACGACTGGAACCGGCAAGAAGGCGCGCCTGCCGGGCTGGGAGGCGGCCGGCAAGACGGGCACCACTCAATCTTTCCGCGATGCGCTTTTCGTCGGCTATACGTCCAACCTGACGACCGGCATCTGGTTCGGCAACGACGACGGCAAATCGATGAAGAAGGTGACCGGTGGAGGCCTTCCCGCCAAGGCCTGGCACGATTTCATGGTTGCGGCTCACGAGGGTCTTTCGCCGTCGCCGCTCTTCGGCACGACCGGCGTCCAGCCGGTCTTCGACGGCGGCGCGGCCGCTGGCGCCGAGGCGGTTTCGGACGGCTTCGGAACCGGCGCTGCCGATGCATTTCCCGAGCCGCCGGCAAGCGTTGATGGCACGGCCGCCATCGAGCAAGTACGCCCGGCGAACGAACAGGAAGGGGGCCCGATTCCGCCCGAAGGCGTCGGCGAGACGACCGGGGCGACGCGCCGGACCACGCTTTTCGACCTGCTGACAGGCGGCTGA
- a CDS encoding DUF2182 domain-containing protein, with protein MMPDTALETLLRRDRTVIAASVATLVALAWIYILWLATTMDMGGMVTPEAGMDADTPMGDGMEMGSEGQADLEKLIGVSPRPWTAVDAAFTLTMWMVMMVGMMLPSATPMILLYARVGRQSRGDGKPFATTGFFAGGYLLAWTGFSLAATLGQWLIDGALLTPALASASRVFSGVVLVVAGLYQWTPLKDACLRQCQAPIVFLQNHGGFRRDPRGAVALGFRHGLYCVGCCWALMTLLFVVGVMNVLWIAVIAVFVLVEKLLPTGGVLSRAAGAVLVVFGLWQLFAAAL; from the coding sequence GTGATGCCGGATACCGCTCTCGAAACCTTGTTGCGACGCGACCGGACGGTCATCGCCGCGTCGGTCGCCACTCTGGTGGCTCTCGCCTGGATCTATATCCTCTGGCTGGCCACGACCATGGATATGGGCGGTATGGTCACGCCCGAAGCGGGAATGGATGCCGACACGCCGATGGGGGACGGCATGGAAATGGGGAGCGAAGGGCAGGCCGATCTCGAAAAGCTGATCGGCGTCTCTCCGCGTCCCTGGACCGCGGTTGATGCCGCCTTCACGCTGACGATGTGGATGGTGATGATGGTCGGCATGATGCTTCCTTCGGCGACGCCGATGATCCTGCTTTATGCCCGTGTCGGCCGGCAGAGCCGAGGAGATGGCAAGCCCTTTGCGACGACCGGCTTCTTCGCCGGCGGTTATCTCCTCGCCTGGACTGGCTTCTCTCTGGCCGCAACACTTGGACAATGGCTGATCGACGGCGCGCTGTTGACGCCGGCGCTTGCGAGCGCCAGCCGCGTGTTCAGCGGCGTCGTGCTGGTGGTTGCGGGTCTCTACCAATGGACGCCGCTCAAGGACGCGTGCCTGCGGCAATGCCAGGCGCCGATCGTCTTTCTGCAGAACCACGGCGGCTTCCGCCGCGATCCGCGCGGGGCGGTCGCTCTCGGTTTTCGCCACGGCCTCTATTGTGTCGGCTGCTGCTGGGCGCTGATGACGCTGCTGTTTGTCGTCGGCGTCATGAATGTCCTGTGGATCGCCGTGATCGCCGTCTTCGTTCTTGTTGAGAAGCTGCTGCCGACAGGCGGCGTGCTCTCCCGCGCCGCAGGCGCGGTGCTCGTCGTCTTCGGCCTCTGGCAATTGTTTGCCGCAGCCCTCTGA
- a CDS encoding molybdopterin-synthase adenylyltransferase MoeB: MTAATLDPSEIARYARHIVLPEIGGAGQQRLKAARVLVIGAGGLGAPALQYLAAAGAGTLGIIDDDVVSLSNLQRQVIHGTADIGRPKVESAAAAIGGLNPHVTVVPHALRLHAENADAIFRQYDLVVDGSDNFDTRYLAADTAEAAEVPLVTGAVGRFDGSVTVLKPYESDAEGRPNPSYRDLFPEPPPPGTVPSCAEAGILGALTGVIGTLQAMEAIKLITGIGEPLVGRLLLYDALAAQFNTIRYRRGMTR; encoded by the coding sequence ATGACCGCTGCGACGCTTGATCCATCGGAAATCGCGCGTTACGCGCGCCACATCGTCTTGCCGGAGATCGGCGGGGCGGGGCAACAGAGGCTCAAGGCGGCACGCGTGCTCGTCATCGGCGCCGGCGGTCTCGGCGCGCCGGCTTTGCAATATCTCGCCGCGGCCGGCGCCGGAACGCTCGGCATCATCGACGACGACGTGGTTTCGCTTTCGAACCTGCAGCGCCAGGTGATACACGGCACTGCGGATATCGGCCGGCCGAAGGTGGAAAGTGCCGCAGCCGCCATAGGCGGGCTCAACCCGCACGTGACGGTCGTCCCGCATGCGCTGCGACTCCATGCGGAAAATGCCGACGCGATCTTCCGTCAATATGACCTGGTGGTCGACGGCTCGGACAACTTCGATACGCGTTATCTTGCGGCGGACACGGCGGAAGCGGCGGAGGTCCCGCTGGTGACCGGCGCCGTCGGCCGGTTCGACGGTTCCGTTACCGTCTTGAAGCCCTATGAGAGCGATGCCGAGGGGCGACCCAATCCCTCCTACCGCGATCTCTTTCCCGAGCCGCCTCCGCCTGGCACGGTACCGAGCTGCGCCGAGGCCGGCATCCTCGGCGCATTGACCGGCGTCATCGGCACCCTGCAGGCGATGGAAGCGATCAAGCTCATCACCGGCATCGGCGAACCGCTCGTCGGCCGACTGCTGCTCTATGACGCGCTCGCCGCACAGTTCAACACGATCCGGTACCGGCGCGGCATGACGCGTTGA
- a CDS encoding DUF1326 domain-containing protein, whose protein sequence is MANVRWTIKGREFIHCNCAYGCPCQFNALPTHGHCSAVGAIDIEEGHHGDTRLDGLRCGMIVAWPGAIHEGRGAVVPIVDERASDEQREALLRIMSGQDTEPGATFFQVFSTTFETFHDPVFAPIDFEVDLEARTARLNVPGWIEARGEPILNPVTGAEHRARLNLPSGFEYDICEVGRGWADTTGPLTLSLTDSHAHFAKLHMTESGVVH, encoded by the coding sequence ATGGCGAACGTCAGATGGACGATCAAGGGTCGTGAGTTTATTCATTGCAATTGCGCCTATGGCTGCCCCTGCCAGTTTAACGCATTGCCGACGCACGGGCATTGCAGCGCGGTGGGCGCAATCGACATTGAGGAGGGGCATCATGGCGATACCCGGCTCGACGGTCTTAGATGCGGCATGATTGTGGCCTGGCCGGGCGCCATTCACGAGGGTAGGGGCGCAGTGGTGCCGATCGTCGACGAGCGCGCATCCGACGAGCAGCGCGAGGCGCTGCTGCGCATTATGAGCGGCCAGGATACCGAACCGGGCGCCACGTTCTTCCAGGTGTTTTCGACGACTTTCGAGACGTTTCACGATCCGGTTTTCGCGCCGATCGATTTTGAAGTCGACCTGGAAGCCCGCACGGCGCGTCTGAACGTACCGGGATGGATCGAGGCGCGCGGGGAGCCGATTCTCAATCCGGTGACCGGAGCGGAGCACCGCGCCCGGCTGAACCTTCCGAGCGGGTTCGAATACGACATTTGTGAGGTCGGCCGCGGATGGGCCGATACCACCGGTCCCCTTACGCTTTCCTTGACCGACTCGCATGCGCATTTCGCCAAGTTGCACATGACCGAAAGTGGCGTGGTCCACTGA
- a CDS encoding DMT family transporter: protein MKSKANGYVFALLAIVIFAIQDGISKHLGAIYPPVFVAMIRYWAFAVFAIVLASRAPGGIGATIVTKRPVLQLLRGVLLAAQIVIVITSFTIVGLAHSQAILSATPLFVALLSMPLLGERVGWRRWAAITAGLVGVLMILKPEEGTFDVNFLLPLTAALTFAIYVITTRLVSRDDAAITSFFYTGVVGAVAISLVGPFFWATLSGPDWGWMLLLCITGTSSHYFLIRAYDMLDAVAVQPLTYLQLVFASIMGVTIFGETLMASMIVGSVLVVAAGIFTVWRERVVARRKAGLPPA, encoded by the coding sequence ATGAAATCCAAAGCAAATGGCTACGTCTTCGCGCTTCTGGCGATCGTCATCTTCGCCATCCAGGACGGCATCTCAAAGCACCTTGGCGCCATTTACCCGCCGGTCTTCGTGGCGATGATCCGTTATTGGGCCTTTGCCGTCTTCGCTATTGTGCTGGCGTCGCGGGCGCCGGGCGGAATTGGCGCCACGATCGTGACGAAGAGGCCGGTGCTCCAGCTGCTGCGCGGTGTCTTGCTGGCGGCGCAGATCGTTATCGTCATCACATCCTTCACCATCGTCGGCCTCGCGCATTCGCAGGCGATCCTCTCGGCAACGCCGCTGTTCGTCGCGCTGCTTTCGATGCCGCTGCTCGGCGAGCGGGTGGGCTGGCGGCGCTGGGCGGCCATCACTGCCGGCCTTGTCGGCGTCCTCATGATCCTGAAGCCCGAAGAGGGCACCTTCGACGTGAACTTCCTGCTGCCGCTCACGGCTGCATTGACCTTCGCGATCTATGTCATCACGACGCGGCTGGTGAGCCGCGACGACGCGGCGATCACCAGTTTCTTCTATACCGGCGTCGTCGGCGCCGTTGCGATCAGTCTTGTCGGCCCTTTCTTCTGGGCGACGCTGTCCGGCCCGGATTGGGGCTGGATGCTCCTGCTTTGCATTACCGGCACCTCCAGCCATTATTTCCTGATCCGAGCCTATGACATGCTGGATGCGGTGGCGGTACAGCCGCTCACCTATCTGCAACTCGTCTTCGCCTCGATCATGGGCGTCACGATCTTTGGAGAGACGCTGATGGCAAGCATGATCGTCGGCTCCGTGTTGGTGGTCGCCGCCGGGATATTCACCGTTTGGCGAGAGCGTGTCGTTGCGAGGCGCAAGGCCGGCCTGCCGCCGGCGTGA
- the dnaJ gene encoding molecular chaperone DnaJ, with protein sequence MKRDLYETLGVGKNADEKELKSAFRKLAMKYHPDKNPGDTEAEKSFKEINQAYETLKDPQKRAAYDRYGHAAFEQGGMGAGFGNGFGGGSAAGGFSDIFEDIFGEMMGGGRQRRSSGGRERGADLRYNMEITLEEAYTGKTAQIRVPTSITCDVCTGTGAKPGTSPKTCPTCHGSGRVRAAQGFFSIERTCPTCGGRGQTITDPCTKCHGQGRVMEERTLSVNIPAGIEDGTRIRLSGEGEAGLRGGPPGDLYIFLSVKPHEFYQRDGADLYCSVPISMTTAALGGKFDVTTLDGTKSRVTVPEGTQAGKQFRLKGKGMPVLRSNQMGDLYIQIQIETPQKLTKRQRELLQEFEQISSKENNPESAGFFARMKDFFDTLSD encoded by the coding sequence ATGAAACGTGATCTTTACGAAACGCTTGGCGTTGGAAAAAACGCGGACGAGAAGGAGCTGAAAAGCGCCTTCCGCAAACTGGCGATGAAGTATCACCCGGACAAAAACCCCGGTGACACAGAAGCGGAAAAATCCTTCAAGGAAATCAACCAAGCCTACGAGACGCTGAAGGACCCGCAAAAGCGGGCAGCCTACGACCGCTACGGACATGCTGCCTTTGAGCAGGGCGGCATGGGCGCGGGCTTCGGCAACGGGTTTGGCGGCGGCAGCGCCGCCGGCGGCTTCTCCGATATTTTCGAAGATATTTTCGGCGAGATGATGGGCGGTGGCCGCCAACGGCGCTCGTCCGGCGGCCGCGAACGCGGCGCGGACCTGCGCTACAACATGGAAATCACGCTCGAGGAGGCCTATACCGGCAAGACCGCGCAGATCCGTGTTCCGACCTCCATCACCTGTGACGTCTGCACCGGCACGGGCGCGAAGCCTGGCACCAGCCCGAAGACCTGCCCCACCTGTCATGGGTCCGGCCGGGTGCGTGCTGCCCAGGGCTTCTTCTCGATCGAGCGCACCTGCCCCACCTGCGGCGGCCGTGGTCAGACGATCACCGATCCGTGCACGAAGTGCCATGGCCAAGGCCGGGTCATGGAGGAGCGGACGCTCTCGGTCAACATCCCGGCCGGCATCGAGGACGGAACGCGCATCCGCCTTTCAGGCGAAGGCGAAGCCGGACTTCGCGGTGGACCGCCGGGCGATCTCTATATTTTTCTGTCCGTCAAGCCGCATGAGTTCTACCAGCGCGACGGCGCCGACCTCTATTGCAGTGTGCCGATCTCGATGACGACGGCGGCGCTCGGCGGTAAGTTCGATGTCACAACGCTCGACGGCACGAAGTCCCGCGTGACAGTGCCGGAAGGCACGCAGGCCGGCAAGCAGTTCCGCCTGAAAGGCAAGGGCATGCCGGTGCTGCGCTCCAACCAGATGGGCGATCTCTACATCCAGATCCAGATCGAGACGCCGCAAAAGCTCACCAAGCGCCAGCGCGAATTGCTGCAGGAGTTCGAGCAGATCTCGTCCAAGGAGAACAATCCGGAATCGGCGGGCTTCTTCGCCCGGATGAAGGATTTCTTCGATACGTTGAGCGATTGA
- a CDS encoding lysylphosphatidylglycerol synthase transmembrane domain-containing protein, protein MRRLKAYFWPVVGLAAILFSVNALYHELRGLSLDEFVASFQAISIRSWLLAAGSTLVAYGALAAYDRLALDHLGHRISIWFITLCSFTTYALSHNLGASVFSGAVVRYRAYRSKGLTAGEVGVLVAFCSFTFTLGTLMLSAIVLLAKPDIIERFAEFLPIEMSLTTGILLLVLVGLYILGSLIGLPPIRTRWFQLHYPRPSIVLRQLVIAPVELLGAAGIIYFALPQAGNPGYVVILGIFLASFSAALLSHAPGGLGVLELVFIAALPEMDPADVLAALAIFRLLYLLIPFVMALVVILVFERSRFLAERGEKGL, encoded by the coding sequence ATGAGACGCCTTAAAGCATATTTCTGGCCGGTCGTCGGACTGGCGGCGATTCTCTTTTCGGTGAACGCGCTCTATCACGAGCTCCGCGGCCTTTCGCTCGATGAATTCGTCGCAAGCTTCCAGGCCATATCGATCAGAAGCTGGCTGCTCGCCGCCGGCTCGACCTTGGTCGCCTATGGGGCACTTGCCGCTTACGACCGGCTGGCGCTCGACCATCTCGGCCACCGCATATCCATCTGGTTCATCACGCTCTGCTCGTTCACGACCTACGCGCTGTCGCATAATCTCGGCGCGTCGGTCTTCTCCGGCGCCGTGGTCCGTTACCGCGCCTATAGGTCAAAGGGCCTCACCGCCGGCGAGGTGGGCGTGCTCGTCGCCTTCTGTTCCTTCACCTTCACGCTCGGCACGCTGATGCTGTCGGCGATCGTGCTCCTTGCGAAACCCGACATCATCGAGCGGTTTGCGGAGTTCCTGCCGATTGAGATGTCGCTGACGACCGGCATTTTGCTTCTCGTGCTTGTCGGCCTCTATATCCTCGGAAGCCTGATCGGCCTTCCCCCGATCCGCACGCGATGGTTCCAGCTTCATTATCCGCGGCCTTCGATCGTGCTCCGGCAGTTGGTGATCGCCCCGGTCGAACTGCTGGGCGCCGCCGGCATCATCTATTTCGCCCTGCCGCAGGCCGGCAATCCTGGCTACGTCGTCATCCTCGGGATTTTTCTGGCATCATTCTCGGCGGCGCTGCTCTCGCATGCGCCGGGTGGCCTCGGCGTTCTCGAGCTCGTCTTCATCGCCGCCCTTCCGGAAATGGATCCCGCCGACGTGCTTGCAGCGCTTGCGATCTTCCGGCTGCTCTATCTCCTCATACCTTTCGTCATGGCACTTGTGGTCATTCTCGTTTTCGAGCGCTCGCGTTTCCTGGCCGAGCGCGGTGAGAAGGGCCTTTAG